A stretch of Stenotrophomonas indicatrix DNA encodes these proteins:
- a CDS encoding ribonucleoside-diphosphate reductase subunit alpha, whose product MRASGERMPTWITKEAGNRRLPFDAARLLRSIDTIHAELPQLDVADYRRVVLAMVERKPSISADDLVDLLIREAESRVDLVAPQWEQFAARLYLRRLYKRASRNRFYDVSLKYGSFVGLQESLADRGIYSNDILRCYSKEELQQAGEMIDPERDRLFAYNGLYLLATRYLATDRSREVYELPQERWLTIALYLMQNEGGAGESGRVRRMQLVGEAYWALSNLYMTVATPTLANAGKVGGQLSSCFIDTVDDSLQGIYDSNTDIARVSKHGGGVGAYLGYVRSSGAPIRGVPNSSGGVVPWIKQLNNTAVSVDQLGQRKGAVAVYLDIWHRDIEAFMDLRLNNGDQRLRAHDVFTAICVPDLFMEAVERRADWYLFDPHEVKQAKGWYLQDFYDEKRGQGSFRDRYAELVADERISRRTVKAIDLFKRIMLSQLETGNPFLFYRDEVNRKNPNKHAGMVYSSNLCTEILQNMSPTRMIQEIVSGDQIVTTRRAGDFVVCNLSSINLGRAITAPEDLLAKDVLERLIPIQVRMLDNVIDLNALPVPQATITNRKYRAIGLGTFGWHHLLAQQAIHWESPEAEELSDRLFERINFLTIQASAQLAKEKGSYPMFAGSDWHNGNYFRDRDYSGAAWDSLAREVATNGLRNGWLLAVAPNMSTAQIAGSTASIDPIYSAFYYEEKKDFRRPVAAPGLSLDTWPYYEKGAYKVDQFASVRQNARRQRHVDQSISFNLYVPSTIRASTLLELHLSAWREGLKTTYYVRSNDIDISECEWCSS is encoded by the coding sequence ATGCGCGCCAGCGGCGAGCGCATGCCGACCTGGATCACCAAGGAGGCCGGCAATCGTCGCCTGCCGTTCGATGCGGCGCGCCTGCTGCGCAGCATCGACACCATCCACGCCGAGCTGCCGCAGCTGGATGTGGCCGACTATCGCCGCGTGGTGCTGGCGATGGTCGAACGCAAGCCCAGCATCAGTGCCGATGATCTGGTGGATCTGCTGATCCGCGAAGCGGAATCGCGCGTCGACCTTGTCGCGCCGCAGTGGGAGCAGTTCGCTGCACGCCTGTACCTGCGCCGGCTGTACAAGCGCGCCAGCCGCAACCGCTTCTACGATGTCAGCCTGAAGTACGGCTCCTTCGTGGGCCTGCAGGAAAGCCTGGCCGACCGCGGCATCTACAGCAATGACATCCTGCGCTGCTATTCGAAGGAAGAGCTGCAGCAGGCCGGCGAGATGATCGACCCCGAGCGCGATCGTCTGTTCGCCTACAACGGGCTGTACCTGCTGGCCACGCGCTACCTGGCTACCGATCGCAGCCGCGAGGTGTATGAGCTGCCGCAGGAACGTTGGCTGACCATTGCCCTGTACCTGATGCAGAACGAGGGCGGGGCTGGTGAGAGCGGCCGCGTGCGCCGCATGCAGCTGGTGGGCGAGGCGTACTGGGCGTTGTCCAACCTGTACATGACCGTGGCCACGCCGACCCTGGCCAATGCCGGCAAGGTCGGCGGCCAGCTGTCGAGCTGCTTCATCGACACGGTGGACGACAGCCTGCAGGGCATCTATGACTCCAACACCGATATCGCCCGCGTGTCCAAGCACGGTGGTGGTGTGGGTGCGTACCTGGGGTACGTGCGCAGCAGTGGCGCGCCGATCCGCGGCGTGCCCAACTCGTCCGGCGGCGTGGTGCCGTGGATCAAGCAGCTCAACAACACGGCGGTGTCGGTCGACCAGCTCGGCCAGCGCAAGGGTGCAGTGGCGGTGTACCTGGACATCTGGCACCGCGACATCGAGGCGTTCATGGACCTGCGCCTGAACAACGGCGACCAGCGCCTGCGTGCGCATGATGTGTTCACCGCCATCTGCGTGCCGGACCTGTTCATGGAGGCCGTCGAGCGCCGTGCCGACTGGTACCTGTTCGATCCGCACGAGGTGAAGCAGGCCAAGGGCTGGTACCTGCAGGATTTCTACGACGAGAAGCGAGGGCAGGGCAGCTTCCGTGACCGCTACGCCGAGCTGGTGGCCGACGAACGCATCAGCCGTCGCACGGTGAAGGCGATCGACCTGTTCAAGCGGATCATGCTCAGCCAGCTGGAAACCGGCAACCCGTTCCTGTTCTACCGCGACGAAGTGAACCGGAAGAACCCGAACAAGCATGCGGGCATGGTCTATTCCAGCAACCTGTGCACCGAGATCCTGCAGAACATGAGCCCGACGCGGATGATCCAGGAGATCGTCAGCGGCGACCAGATCGTCACTACCCGCCGCGCGGGCGACTTCGTGGTCTGCAACCTGTCGTCGATCAACCTCGGCCGTGCCATCACCGCCCCCGAGGATCTGCTGGCCAAGGATGTGCTGGAACGGTTGATTCCGATCCAGGTGCGCATGCTCGACAACGTGATCGATCTCAATGCGCTGCCGGTGCCGCAGGCCACCATCACCAACCGCAAGTACCGCGCCATCGGCCTGGGCACGTTCGGCTGGCACCACCTGCTGGCACAGCAGGCGATCCATTGGGAATCGCCCGAGGCCGAGGAACTGTCCGATCGCCTGTTCGAGCGCATCAACTTCCTGACCATCCAGGCCAGCGCGCAGCTGGCCAAGGAGAAGGGCAGCTATCCGATGTTCGCCGGCAGCGACTGGCACAACGGCAACTATTTCCGTGACCGCGATTACAGTGGCGCGGCCTGGGACAGTCTTGCGCGCGAGGTGGCGACCAACGGCCTGCGCAATGGCTGGCTGCTGGCGGTGGCGCCGAACATGAGCACCGCGCAGATCGCCGGCTCCACCGCGTCGATCGATCCGATCTACAGCGCGTTCTACTACGAGGAAAAGAAGGACTTCCGACGACCGGTGGCCGCGCCTGGCCTGTCGCTGGACACCTGGCCGTACTACGAGAAGGGTGCCTACAAGGTCGACCAGTTCGCCAGCGTGCGGCAGAACGCACGCCGCCAGCGCCATGTGGACCAGTCGATCAGCTTCAACCTGTACGTGCCCAGCACGATCCGCGCCAGCACGCTGCTGGAGCTGCACCTGAGTGCCTGGCGGGAAGGGTTGAAGACCACCTACTACGTGCGCTCCAACGACATCGACATCAGCGAATGCGAGTGGTGCTCGAGCTGA